The following coding sequences lie in one Agarivorans sp. Alg241-V36 genomic window:
- the cobT gene encoding nicotinate-nucleotide--dimethylbenzimidazole phosphoribosyltransferase has product MHNKFVIEALDQGLAEALTNKIDLKTKPPGSLGQLESLACQLGQIQQTLEPEIRQPKMIVFAADHGIALEGVSAFPQEVTAQMVQNFVNGGAAVNVFCRQHGLAFEIVDVGVGQLLSEQGVELCKVATGTKSFLNADAMSAEQCTQAIDVGAERVAQAARDGSNLLAFGEMGIANTASAAAIMAGCLSLDVSDCVGRGTGLDDQGLQHKTSVLQQAMQYHQGEYSAQQWLAKVGGFEVAAMVGAMLEGAHRRIAILVDGFICSAAALVASQINPLVKQYMIFCHQGAEHAHQRLLEALEAKPLLDLSLRLGEGSGAVLAYPLVESALAFLKEMASFDSAGVSRERD; this is encoded by the coding sequence TTGCATAATAAATTCGTCATTGAAGCGCTAGACCAAGGCTTAGCTGAAGCCTTAACTAATAAGATAGATTTAAAAACCAAACCACCAGGTTCGTTGGGCCAACTAGAGAGTTTGGCTTGCCAGTTAGGGCAAATTCAGCAGACCCTAGAGCCAGAAATTCGCCAGCCTAAAATGATTGTATTTGCCGCTGATCACGGTATTGCGTTAGAGGGGGTAAGTGCCTTCCCGCAAGAGGTTACTGCTCAAATGGTACAAAACTTTGTCAATGGTGGAGCCGCGGTTAACGTGTTTTGCCGCCAGCATGGTTTGGCCTTTGAGATAGTTGATGTTGGCGTGGGTCAGCTCTTGTCTGAACAAGGCGTAGAATTGTGTAAGGTAGCAACAGGCACCAAGAGTTTTTTAAATGCCGACGCAATGAGTGCAGAGCAATGCACTCAAGCCATTGATGTTGGTGCCGAGCGAGTCGCCCAGGCTGCGCGTGATGGTTCTAATTTGCTGGCTTTTGGCGAAATGGGCATTGCCAATACCGCTAGCGCTGCAGCCATTATGGCGGGTTGCTTGAGTCTGGATGTTAGCGACTGCGTTGGCCGAGGAACGGGTTTAGATGACCAAGGTTTACAGCATAAAACATCGGTATTACAACAAGCCATGCAATATCATCAAGGCGAATACAGCGCACAGCAATGGCTGGCTAAAGTGGGTGGCTTTGAAGTTGCTGCCATGGTGGGAGCAATGCTGGAGGGCGCCCATCGGCGGATTGCTATATTGGTTGATGGCTTTATCTGCTCGGCTGCGGCCTTAGTCGCGAGTCAAATAAATCCCTTGGTAAAGCAATATATGATTTTTTGCCACCAAGGCGCAGAGCATGCTCACCAGCGTTTACTTGAAGCGCTAGAGGCAAAGCCGTTATTAGATTTATCGCTGCGCTTGGGTGAGGGGAGCGGTGCTGTGCTTGCTTATCCTCTGGTGGAGTCTGCATTGGCGTTCCTAAAAGAGATGGCTTCTTTTGACTCCGCTGGGGTGAGTCGTGAGCGTGATTAA
- the purU gene encoding formyltetrahydrofolate deformylase: MERKILLTECPDAKGLISSITNICAKHQLNIIKNNEFVDNDANRFFMRTVLEGYFNDQTLLADLDGALPTGSTRRLESAGRKRIVIMVTKEAHCLGDLLMKAVYGDMDVEIAAVVGNYDSLRNLTEKFDIPFHHISHVDLSREEHEQQVIEVVQQYQPDYVVLAKYMRILTPAFVEAFNNKILNIHHSFLPAFIGAKPYKQAYDRGVKIIGATAHFVNNDLDEGPIVEQHVIHVDHTYSAEEMAKAGRDVEKAVLSKALQQVLDEKVFVYGNRTVVFR; the protein is encoded by the coding sequence ATGGAAAGAAAAATCCTATTAACCGAATGCCCAGATGCAAAAGGTTTAATCTCAAGCATTACCAATATATGTGCTAAGCACCAGCTTAACATTATCAAAAACAACGAGTTTGTAGATAACGATGCCAATCGCTTTTTTATGCGTACGGTATTAGAAGGCTACTTTAACGACCAAACCTTACTTGCCGATCTAGATGGCGCTCTGCCCACTGGCAGCACTCGCCGTTTAGAAAGTGCTGGGCGTAAGCGCATCGTCATTATGGTAACCAAAGAAGCCCATTGTTTGGGCGATCTACTGATGAAAGCTGTTTACGGTGATATGGACGTAGAAATTGCTGCAGTAGTGGGCAACTACGACAGCCTGCGCAACTTGACGGAAAAATTTGATATTCCTTTCCATCATATTAGCCACGTAGATTTAAGCCGCGAAGAGCATGAGCAGCAAGTTATTGAGGTAGTACAACAATACCAACCAGACTATGTTGTTCTCGCCAAGTACATGCGTATTCTTACGCCGGCCTTTGTGGAAGCCTTCAACAACAAAATCTTAAACATCCATCACTCGTTTTTGCCAGCCTTCATTGGTGCTAAGCCATATAAACAAGCTTACGACCGAGGCGTAAAAATTATTGGAGCTACAGCCCACTTTGTAAACAACGATTTGGACGAAGGACCAATTGTAGAGCAACACGTTATTCATGTTGACCATACTTACAGTGCCGAAGAAATGGCCAAAGCTGGCCGAGATGTAGAAAAAGCAGTATTGAGCAAAGCCCTGCAGCAAGTACTTGATGAAAAAGTATTTGTTTACGGAAACCGTACCGTGGTGTTTCGTTAA
- a CDS encoding carboxypeptidase M32, whose translation MTKQTAYQQLCEHFKHLSKLSHLNSICGWDQATMMPDGGNQARAEALAELAVIIHEKSTRPEMEEWQQQAAQQDLNPIQQASLREMTRSWRNQTALPADLVKAKSLATAHCEHAWRDQRGANDWKAFQVNLQAVMQLAIEEAQIRADKTGLNPYDAMLDLYEPGMQMQRLDKVFGELQSWLPELITQVVAKQANWPALSLNGPFPSEQQKELGLAVMEKLQFNFKHGRLDVSAHPFCGGVPSDVRITTRYEDEDFTRSLMGIVHETGHARYEQNLPLDYLDLPVGQARSMGIHESQSLFFEMQLGRSQAFVEQLLPLVNQHLCQQQPMQLEELKQHYLSVKPGYIRVDADELTYPAHVMLRYELERDLINQDIKVADIPELWDQKMQQYLGLSTKGNYRDGCMQDVHWPAGLIGYFPSYSLGAMYAAQFHAALVKAKPDTPQAVAKGNYDEVFAWLQQNIWSQASIYETDELVSRATGETLNTRYFEQHLRNRYL comes from the coding sequence GATCAGGCCACAATGATGCCCGATGGCGGAAACCAAGCTCGAGCCGAAGCCTTAGCCGAACTGGCGGTCATTATTCATGAAAAATCCACCCGCCCAGAAATGGAAGAGTGGCAGCAACAAGCTGCGCAACAAGACCTAAACCCCATTCAGCAAGCTTCGCTACGCGAAATGACCCGCAGCTGGCGCAACCAAACTGCCCTTCCCGCTGATTTAGTTAAGGCTAAATCACTGGCCACTGCACATTGTGAGCATGCCTGGCGTGACCAGCGCGGTGCAAACGATTGGAAAGCCTTCCAAGTTAACTTACAAGCGGTAATGCAACTAGCCATTGAGGAAGCGCAGATCCGCGCCGATAAAACCGGCTTAAACCCTTATGATGCGATGCTTGATTTATATGAGCCCGGCATGCAAATGCAGCGCTTAGATAAAGTTTTTGGTGAGCTGCAATCTTGGTTACCAGAGCTGATTACTCAAGTAGTCGCAAAACAAGCCAACTGGCCAGCGCTAAGTCTTAATGGCCCCTTCCCTAGCGAGCAGCAGAAAGAGCTAGGTTTAGCGGTGATGGAAAAACTTCAGTTTAACTTTAAGCACGGTAGATTAGATGTAAGCGCTCACCCCTTCTGCGGCGGAGTACCCAGTGATGTGCGCATCACCACACGCTATGAAGACGAAGACTTTACGCGCTCATTAATGGGTATTGTGCACGAAACAGGTCACGCAAGGTATGAGCAAAACCTGCCGTTAGATTATCTTGATTTACCGGTGGGGCAAGCGCGCTCTATGGGTATCCATGAGAGTCAAAGCCTGTTCTTCGAAATGCAATTGGGTCGCAGCCAAGCCTTTGTAGAGCAACTGTTGCCGCTAGTGAATCAGCACTTATGCCAGCAGCAACCAATGCAACTTGAAGAACTTAAGCAGCACTATTTAAGTGTTAAGCCCGGTTATATTCGAGTCGACGCCGACGAGCTGACTTATCCTGCCCATGTTATGTTGCGTTACGAGCTAGAACGCGACCTCATCAACCAAGATATTAAAGTGGCAGATATCCCTGAGTTGTGGGATCAGAAAATGCAGCAGTATTTAGGTTTGTCTACCAAAGGAAACTATCGCGATGGCTGCATGCAAGATGTGCATTGGCCAGCAGGCTTAATTGGATACTTCCCTTCTTACTCGCTAGGCGCAATGTACGCGGCACAATTTCACGCCGCATTAGTCAAAGCTAAACCCGATACACCGCAAGCGGTGGCAAAGGGTAACTACGATGAAGTATTTGCGTGGCTACAACAAAATATTTGGTCTCAAGCCAGCATTTACGAAACCGATGAGCTAGTAAGCCGGGCTACTGGAGAAACCTTAAACACACGCTACTTTGAGCAGCATTTGCGGAATCGCTACCTGTAA
- a CDS encoding ketoacyl-ACP synthase III: MHNAEITGWGKCMPPARLTNHDLSTFLDTSDEWISSRTGIKERCVSHVDIAELAATAGLQALAAAGLKAEQLDAIILCTCTPGTSVPSSASRVQQILKAEQAAVFDMNAACSGFVYGMQTASALIQTGAMKRILLIGAERLTQLLDWTKRDTAVLFGDGAGAVILEANDQAEKVGFLAAKLGCDSEKREILFISDFGTNRKRFSGVDTLYNFQFEGPEIFKRAVKGMGEAASNVLEQANIANNEVDFIVPHQANLRIIDALAKRIDAPYDNIMVNIEKYGNTSAATVPVALCEALEQGRIKPGDNVLLAAFGAGLTWGAAAIRWGQRVTPIAESDASLSPCEKTALEILTPAIKGCQEARAAEE; this comes from the coding sequence ATGCACAATGCTGAAATTACCGGTTGGGGCAAATGCATGCCACCAGCACGACTCACTAACCACGATTTAAGTACTTTTCTCGACACATCGGACGAGTGGATTAGTAGCCGAACAGGGATTAAAGAGCGCTGTGTTTCTCATGTTGATATCGCGGAACTCGCTGCAACAGCCGGCCTACAAGCTTTGGCTGCTGCAGGGCTAAAAGCTGAACAGCTGGATGCCATTATTTTGTGTACCTGTACTCCTGGCACTTCGGTACCCAGCAGTGCCAGCCGCGTGCAACAAATACTTAAAGCAGAACAAGCCGCCGTATTTGATATGAATGCCGCCTGCTCGGGCTTTGTATATGGCATGCAAACAGCCTCGGCATTAATCCAAACCGGTGCAATGAAACGCATTCTGTTAATTGGTGCTGAGCGTTTAACTCAGCTACTCGATTGGACTAAACGCGATACAGCAGTGTTATTTGGCGATGGTGCTGGCGCTGTGATTTTGGAAGCCAATGACCAAGCAGAAAAAGTAGGCTTTTTAGCCGCGAAACTCGGCTGTGATAGCGAGAAGCGTGAAATTTTGTTTATTTCAGACTTTGGCACCAACCGTAAACGTTTCTCTGGCGTAGATACTCTTTACAACTTTCAGTTTGAAGGGCCGGAGATATTCAAGCGCGCGGTGAAAGGCATGGGTGAAGCAGCCAGCAATGTATTGGAACAAGCCAACATTGCCAACAATGAAGTCGACTTTATTGTGCCGCACCAGGCCAACTTGCGAATTATTGATGCCCTTGCCAAACGTATTGATGCTCCCTATGACAACATCATGGTAAACATTGAAAAGTACGGCAATACCTCTGCCGCTACCGTGCCCGTTGCCCTGTGTGAAGCCTTAGAACAAGGTCGAATAAAGCCTGGCGATAATGTATTGCTAGCGGCTTTTGGTGCTGGCCTAACTTGGGGTGCAGCAGCGATTCGTTGGGGACAGCGAGTCACGCCAATCGCTGAATCAGACGCTAGCTTAAGCCCTTGCGAGAAAACGGCTTTAGAAATTTTGACTCCAGCGATTAAAGGCTGCCAAGAAGCTCGCGCTGCTGAAGAATAA
- a CDS encoding YchJ family protein yields MLVCPCGSGNDFLQCCQPIINGDCLPTSCEQLMRSRYTAFTLGDASYLWQTHHPDYRQGEAPQSSAKEDLGQWEKLQIIFSCDFKDGQAGIVEFKAHYCEQGQRQILHERSNFKKVNERWFYTDGEFAPKALARNSACPCGSGKKFKQCCNKS; encoded by the coding sequence GTGTTAGTTTGCCCCTGCGGTAGCGGCAACGATTTTCTTCAGTGCTGTCAGCCCATCATCAACGGTGATTGCTTACCGACAAGTTGTGAGCAGTTAATGCGTTCTCGCTACACCGCGTTTACGCTCGGAGATGCCAGTTATCTATGGCAGACACACCATCCAGACTATCGACAGGGCGAAGCCCCGCAATCTTCCGCTAAAGAAGATCTAGGGCAATGGGAAAAGCTACAAATTATCTTTAGCTGTGACTTTAAAGACGGCCAAGCAGGCATAGTGGAGTTTAAAGCCCATTATTGCGAACAAGGCCAACGACAAATTTTGCACGAACGCTCTAACTTTAAAAAAGTTAACGAGCGTTGGTTTTATACTGACGGAGAATTCGCCCCAAAAGCCTTGGCGCGCAATTCGGCTTGCCCCTGCGGGAGCGGCAAAAAGTTTAAACAGTGCTGTAATAAATCTTAA
- a CDS encoding response regulator: protein MATQYNYSDKQILIVDDQRAFQVMLKAMLQNFGATDVYFANTGEAAVRACRKRKFDILLVDYNLGTGKNGGQLLEELRVSELLEVDALFFIISGDNNKSMVLSALEMEPDEFITKPFSQFQLHNRLARANLKRQSLREVYEALAKKQYQQVIELCDKQIEAESRYSNYCRNLRVEAQIALGEYQAAKEALEAILEERKQTWAKATLGRVHLLLKDNKSAIETLNRSIAESPLLLTGYDWLARAYRAEGELDKALETVLKASKLAVNSIERQQLLAELAMEAGDLTLAKETFSTILQLARRSIHRGPHHLCNYVRSLIDEAQNEDDLYRKNRLLQEVNSVLFHARREEGKDEDFNFDAFEGISQARVHATKGELNKAKRLLFDSHDGLLDAPDKVSGELLPDTFLTLNSVGEFEYAMPFAEELEKRDNIDPMSLSSAHKVLKAEDFELKLGQFREYNKMGIEAYEEGRFHEATSYFDKALQVAPGNTGAILNKIQAILKQLNQSEKGLSGQLLTDCKITIKLLDGLKLNDNHAERYSTLKSEFQQLGSKNK from the coding sequence ATGGCAACGCAATATAATTACAGCGACAAGCAAATACTCATCGTTGATGATCAACGAGCCTTTCAGGTTATGCTTAAGGCGATGTTGCAAAACTTTGGTGCAACCGACGTTTATTTTGCAAATACTGGTGAAGCAGCTGTAAGGGCGTGCCGAAAACGAAAATTCGACATACTTTTAGTGGATTATAATCTAGGTACAGGTAAAAATGGCGGCCAGCTTTTAGAAGAACTGCGTGTTAGCGAATTGTTAGAAGTTGATGCCCTATTCTTTATCATTAGTGGTGACAATAACAAAAGCATGGTGCTTAGTGCTCTAGAAATGGAGCCAGATGAGTTTATTACTAAGCCCTTTTCTCAGTTTCAACTGCATAACCGCCTAGCGCGCGCCAATCTTAAGCGACAAAGCCTACGCGAAGTTTACGAGGCACTCGCTAAGAAACAATACCAGCAAGTTATTGAACTCTGCGATAAGCAAATTGAAGCAGAAAGCCGCTATAGCAATTATTGCCGAAACCTACGCGTAGAAGCGCAAATCGCCTTAGGTGAATACCAAGCCGCTAAAGAAGCACTAGAAGCCATACTAGAAGAACGAAAACAAACTTGGGCGAAAGCTACCCTTGGCCGAGTCCACCTTTTGCTAAAAGACAATAAGAGCGCCATAGAAACGCTTAATCGCTCTATCGCCGAGAGCCCTTTGCTACTCACCGGTTACGATTGGCTAGCCCGCGCTTATCGTGCCGAGGGCGAGTTAGACAAAGCTTTAGAAACCGTTCTAAAAGCCTCGAAGTTAGCCGTAAATAGTATCGAGCGACAACAATTGCTCGCAGAACTAGCCATGGAGGCTGGCGATTTAACTCTAGCTAAAGAAACCTTTTCGACCATTTTACAGCTCGCTAGGCGTTCTATACATCGCGGCCCCCATCATCTTTGCAACTATGTACGTAGCCTGATCGATGAAGCGCAAAATGAAGATGATTTATATCGAAAGAATCGCTTGCTGCAAGAGGTTAATTCGGTGCTATTTCATGCAAGACGTGAAGAAGGTAAAGACGAAGACTTTAATTTTGATGCCTTTGAAGGCATCAGCCAAGCTCGAGTGCACGCCACCAAAGGCGAATTAAACAAAGCCAAACGATTGCTGTTTGATAGCCACGACGGTTTGTTAGATGCCCCAGACAAAGTGAGTGGCGAGCTTTTGCCGGATACCTTCTTAACTCTAAACTCTGTAGGCGAATTTGAATACGCAATGCCCTTCGCTGAAGAGCTAGAAAAACGCGATAACATTGACCCTATGTCGCTGTCCTCTGCGCATAAGGTATTAAAAGCCGAAGATTTTGAGCTAAAACTAGGCCAGTTTCGTGAGTACAATAAAATGGGTATTGAAGCCTACGAAGAAGGCCGCTTCCATGAAGCCACTAGCTATTTCGACAAAGCCTTACAAGTTGCCCCAGGTAACACTGGCGCTATCTTAAACAAAATCCAAGCGATTCTAAAACAGCTTAATCAGTCAGAGAAAGGACTCAGCGGCCAACTTTTAACAGACTGTAAAATCACCATTAAACTGCTAGACGGTCTTAAGCTAAATGACAACCACGCCGAACGTTATTCAACCTTAAAAAGCGAGTTCCAGCAATTAGGTAGCAAAAATAAGTAA
- a CDS encoding adenosylcobinamide-GDP ribazoletransferase, which yields MSVINHAKHELNLLFNALSFFSRIPVPNKVSYSSQSLSQCVAYFPLVGWIVGLVSAGLILLLMPLLGAPLAILLSMAASCWLTGAFHEDGFADCCDGFGGGYTPEQMLSIMKDSRLGTYGVLGLCSMLAIKFSALLSLSEALNPGDLLLVLWLAHSLSRFSAVLIIWKLDYVREPSEPSKAKAVAQSIGSKELVLALCWVAVPAALLELSMLAFALLSCLAVTLLWARYLKVKLAGYTGDTLGAQQQLSEVAIYISLLAAINTGLTL from the coding sequence GTGAGCGTGATTAATCACGCTAAACATGAGCTGAACCTGCTATTTAATGCATTAAGTTTTTTTAGCCGCATTCCGGTTCCTAATAAGGTGAGTTACAGCAGTCAAAGCCTTAGCCAATGTGTGGCCTATTTCCCTTTGGTTGGCTGGATTGTTGGATTAGTGAGTGCTGGGCTAATTCTGCTATTGATGCCGTTGTTGGGTGCGCCCTTAGCCATATTGCTTTCTATGGCAGCAAGCTGTTGGCTTACTGGCGCATTTCATGAAGACGGCTTTGCTGACTGCTGTGATGGCTTTGGAGGCGGTTATACGCCAGAGCAAATGCTCAGCATTATGAAAGACTCACGCTTGGGCACCTACGGTGTGCTTGGTTTGTGCAGCATGTTGGCGATTAAATTTAGTGCGCTATTGAGTCTTAGTGAGGCTCTAAACCCTGGTGATTTGTTGTTGGTGCTTTGGCTAGCGCATAGCTTAAGTCGCTTTAGCGCAGTGCTTATTATTTGGAAACTCGACTACGTGCGTGAGCCTTCGGAGCCGAGTAAAGCTAAGGCTGTCGCGCAATCGATTGGCTCCAAAGAGCTTGTTTTAGCCTTGTGCTGGGTTGCTGTGCCAGCAGCCCTGTTGGAGCTAAGTATGTTAGCTTTTGCATTGTTAAGTTGCTTAGCCGTCACGTTATTGTGGGCTCGCTACCTAAAGGTAAAATTGGCCGGCTATACCGGAGATACTTTGGGAGCCCAGCAGCAGTTAAGTGAAGTAGCTATTTATATCAGTTTGTTGGCAGCGATTAATACAGGCCTGACTCTGTGA
- a CDS encoding lysozyme inhibitor LprI family protein, which produces MNTLIAKVFLLFMPLVFVLGQAQASEESTSANKPKVNIIGKCWQRTTKPEVNKCLENSLAQLDHQVRQRLVVLHKQALDLESISDGAKGAVQALEKAKVEFSEFRQSLCSWESLMMASGSGSGSQYLSCEIELTQHWLSRLRQW; this is translated from the coding sequence TTGAATACCTTAATCGCTAAAGTTTTCTTGTTATTTATGCCTTTAGTTTTCGTTCTGGGCCAAGCGCAAGCCAGTGAAGAAAGCACGTCGGCGAATAAACCTAAAGTAAACATAATTGGTAAATGCTGGCAGCGCACGACTAAACCAGAGGTAAATAAATGTTTGGAGAACAGCCTCGCCCAACTTGACCATCAAGTAAGACAACGCTTGGTTGTATTGCATAAACAAGCATTAGATTTAGAGTCCATCAGTGATGGGGCAAAAGGCGCAGTTCAAGCTTTGGAGAAAGCCAAGGTGGAGTTTAGTGAGTTTCGTCAGTCTTTATGCAGTTGGGAAAGCTTAATGATGGCCAGTGGCAGTGGCTCGGGTAGTCAATATTTAAGTTGTGAGATAGAACTAACCCAACATTGGTTGAGCCGTTTGCGCCAGTGGTAA
- a CDS encoding VC2046/SO_2500 family protein has protein sequence MLVEQIRQSSLCDELQLGDTLNQSTLHGEQARFHLLLSMLSQNVCDQAQFSMQKQNHEQVQQDLRDKFQLAQARALKALDDEFPVQANWSKHLQAGETSRIRLEQALGGYAACAEDSVDGLPHEVMNNVDLLSRVKHKVAKPDLQQEIDKEVKGSDMYNLLSDFDYSKPLSVKYFN, from the coding sequence ATGTTAGTTGAACAAATTAGACAGAGTAGCTTATGTGATGAACTGCAGTTGGGCGATACGCTTAACCAAAGTACTTTGCATGGTGAACAAGCTCGTTTTCATCTATTACTCAGCATGCTTAGTCAAAACGTGTGCGACCAAGCTCAGTTTTCGATGCAGAAGCAAAATCATGAGCAAGTTCAGCAAGATTTACGCGATAAGTTTCAATTAGCTCAGGCTCGCGCGCTTAAAGCTCTAGATGATGAGTTTCCAGTGCAAGCCAATTGGAGTAAGCACCTGCAAGCGGGAGAAACTTCGCGAATTCGTTTAGAACAAGCTCTTGGCGGCTATGCGGCGTGTGCAGAGGACAGTGTTGACGGTTTACCTCATGAGGTAATGAACAACGTTGATTTGTTAAGCCGAGTCAAACACAAAGTGGCGAAGCCAGATCTGCAACAAGAAATAGATAAAGAAGTGAAGGGGAGTGACATGTACAACTTACTAAGTGACTTCGATTACTCAAAGCCACTTAGCGTTAAGTACTTTAATTAA
- a CDS encoding DUF3369 domain-containing protein, with the protein MDDSAELFLFDEEDDTATETLEPAPWKVLIVDDDSEMHTVTKLVLNNFSYQDRKLSFIDAYNAAEAYQLLSEHGDVAIALVDVVMESDDAGLLLIDDIRQRLNNHKIRLILRTGQPGLAPIREVIRRYDVSDYKNKTELSDVNLDTLMCASLRAYQEITELHSQRNNLRAVINSSSHIENCKNEQNLAAGVFRELVDLLAQQDTKLPLSGLALSVYRSKLKVLHSEGKLAYLEDVRSLHELPSRLQSLLNQAQQNQQHSFGENNAVFYLQNTDSEPLMFYLEGWSDTQQLQLEPLNYLIQSTAVRLENQHLQKQLAHGQLRLVELIHQAIQTKQYNTEQLSNVERYCSKLAAAYSLSDQQREVLNKAASFYSLANHGLPDALLSCNMLSQGSWQRIAEHCQLPDTLKDPSVQQQIDAALIVANQSQENWDGSGRPLGLSGETIHIYARIVALAVYLSEQGDQQQSLAKLDLANNPHFDPQLTTFTVKHMLNPD; encoded by the coding sequence ATGGATGATAGTGCTGAACTATTCCTGTTTGATGAAGAAGACGACACCGCTACCGAAACCCTAGAGCCAGCTCCCTGGAAGGTGTTAATTGTGGATGACGATAGCGAAATGCATACCGTCACCAAATTAGTCTTAAACAACTTTTCTTACCAAGATAGAAAGCTCAGCTTTATTGATGCTTACAACGCCGCCGAGGCCTACCAGTTACTGAGTGAACACGGCGATGTCGCGATTGCCTTGGTAGATGTTGTTATGGAGAGTGATGATGCAGGTTTACTGCTTATCGATGATATTCGCCAGCGCCTTAACAACCACAAAATAAGGCTAATTTTGCGCACAGGCCAACCAGGCTTAGCACCTATTAGAGAGGTGATTCGCCGCTATGATGTGAGTGACTATAAAAACAAAACCGAGTTAAGCGACGTAAACCTAGACACTTTAATGTGCGCTTCACTGCGTGCCTATCAAGAAATAACCGAACTTCACTCGCAGCGGAATAACCTGCGAGCGGTCATCAATTCCTCTAGCCATATTGAAAACTGCAAAAACGAACAAAACTTGGCCGCAGGGGTGTTTCGCGAACTTGTTGACTTGTTAGCTCAGCAAGATACAAAGCTTCCCCTTAGTGGCTTGGCCTTAAGTGTTTACCGCTCCAAACTCAAGGTTCTGCACAGCGAAGGAAAACTGGCCTATTTAGAAGACGTTCGCAGCCTACATGAGTTGCCGAGCCGATTGCAGTCATTGCTCAACCAAGCACAGCAAAACCAACAACATAGTTTTGGTGAGAACAACGCGGTGTTTTATTTGCAGAATACTGACAGCGAACCCTTGATGTTCTATCTAGAAGGATGGAGCGATACCCAGCAATTGCAGCTGGAGCCACTTAACTATTTGATTCAAAGTACAGCTGTGAGGCTAGAGAACCAACATCTACAAAAACAGCTGGCTCACGGCCAACTGCGCCTAGTGGAGTTAATTCATCAAGCCATTCAAACCAAACAATATAATACCGAGCAACTTAGCAATGTAGAGCGCTATTGCTCTAAACTAGCGGCCGCTTATTCACTAAGCGATCAGCAACGCGAAGTATTAAACAAAGCCGCTAGCTTCTACAGTCTCGCCAACCACGGCTTACCCGACGCATTGCTTAGCTGCAATATGCTAAGCCAAGGCAGTTGGCAGCGTATTGCTGAGCATTGCCAGCTACCCGATACACTAAAAGATCCCTCGGTGCAGCAGCAGATAGATGCAGCGCTTATCGTAGCCAATCAAAGCCAGGAAAACTGGGATGGCAGTGGCCGCCCTTTAGGCCTAAGTGGTGAAACCATTCATATCTACGCGCGTATTGTTGCCCTAGCCGTATATTTAAGTGAGCAAGGCGACCAACAACAAAGTTTGGCTAAGCTTGATTTAGCCAACAACCCACACTTTGATCCGCAATTAACCACATTTACGGTTAAACACATGTTAAATCCTGATTAA
- a CDS encoding histidine phosphatase family protein — MNRVLLVRHSQPDIASDCCYGQLDMPAKPEQLKQATVRLQKLLAEYSVSEVCASPLLRCRQLAEGLYDSEDIEYQGSLKEVNFGQWEGSKWDDIPRHQLDAWADNLEGYRLGQTGETVAEFSQRVLGFWQTRLTTYGETNTTQVWFTHAGVIRTIVGEIQALPVVESSQIPLTFGSLTCITFTTNGAVIEYLNR; from the coding sequence GTGAATCGAGTGTTATTGGTGCGCCATAGCCAGCCAGATATTGCCAGCGATTGCTGTTACGGCCAGCTAGACATGCCAGCAAAACCAGAGCAATTGAAACAAGCCACAGTAAGATTGCAAAAATTATTGGCTGAATACTCTGTATCAGAAGTGTGTGCCAGCCCTTTGCTACGTTGTCGCCAATTGGCGGAAGGCCTTTATGATTCAGAAGATATTGAATATCAAGGCTCATTGAAGGAAGTAAATTTTGGCCAATGGGAAGGCTCTAAGTGGGATGATATTCCCCGTCACCAGCTGGATGCTTGGGCAGATAATCTAGAGGGTTATCGGCTTGGTCAAACGGGTGAGACTGTGGCAGAGTTTAGCCAACGAGTCCTTGGCTTTTGGCAAACGCGTTTAACTACGTATGGAGAAACGAATACTACTCAGGTGTGGTTCACTCATGCTGGGGTTATTCGCACCATTGTTGGTGAAATTCAGGCTTTGCCGGTGGTAGAGTCGAGCCAAATACCCTTAACGTTTGGATCCTTAACTTGTATAACATTCACTACTAATGGAGCCGTCATTGAATACCTTAATCGCTAA